A single Brienomyrus brachyistius isolate T26 chromosome 11, BBRACH_0.4, whole genome shotgun sequence DNA region contains:
- the LOC125704275 gene encoding secretory carrier-associated membrane protein 5-like has translation MAENNFPPLPGFIPVKPCFYQDFNEIPELHRTMCKRLYHLWILNSATLAVNLIGCFAWMCGGGGATNFGMSIIWLILFTPCSYVCWFRPIYKAFKTDSSFNFMAFFFVFMAQVVISIIQTVGIPGWGVCGWLATITFFGTNIGSAVVMLIPTVMFTAVAVLSFIALTRVHNFYRGSGGSMSKAQEEWATGAWKNPHVQQAAQQAAVGAMQGAAHQQEYSSAPDYDYNYDNQM, from the exons ATGGCAG AAAACAACTTCCCTCCTCTGCCTGGATTCATTCCCGTGAAGCCATGCTTCTACCAGGACTTCAATGAAATCCCGGAGCTGCACCGAACCATGTGCAAGAGGCTCTACCATCTGTGGATTT TAAACAGTGCCACACTGGCCGTCAATTTGATTGGCTGCTTTGCCTGGATGTGTGGCGGAGGAGGAGCCACCAACTTTGGGATGTCCATCATCTGGCTCATTCTCTTCACGCCCTGCTCTTACGTCTGCTGGTTTCGGCCAATCTACAAGGCCTTCAA GACTGACAGCTCCTTCAACTTCATGGCGTTTTTCTTCGTCTTTATGGCCCAGGTGGTGATCAGCATCATCCAGACAGTGGGGATCCCTGGCTGGGGTGTGTG TGGTTGGCTCGCCACGATCACCTTCTTTGGCACCAACATCGGCTCTGCTGTAGTCATGCTGATCCCTACCGTGATGTTCAcggctgtggcagtgctctcctTCATCGCGCTCACCAGG GTGCACAACTTCTACCGCGGCAGTGGTGGCAGCATGAGCAAGGCCCAGGAGGAATGGGCCACGGGCGCATGGAAAAACCCCCACGTCCAGCAGGCAGCGCAGCAGGCAGCCGTGGGGGCCATGCAAGGCGCCGCACACCAGCAGGAGTACTCCAGTGCGCCCGACTATGACTACAATTATGACAATCAGATGTAG